In a single window of the Pseudogemmatithrix spongiicola genome:
- a CDS encoding SET domain-containing protein-lysine N-methyltransferase: MKICVLQPDYSTSTVDYRHYDPPRDLAALAPGHTVHHEFLHKLTTYKQLQALKPQGFDIYVNLCEGYLEWDVPSVDVIHALEQLGLPYTGPTPQLYDPSKPLMKYVAHSAGITTPRHVVLAPGDDAVAAVARARLRYPLFVKPAKAGDSLGVDESARIADAAALQAQVARIQPEYPDLLVEEFIEGREFTVLVIGDPEGHGRSTALTPVEYRFPEGRSYKSYALKTSELHPDANVPVRDEPLASQLKDAARTVFRSFDATGYARMDFRMDAAGRLYFLEINFTCSVFYPEGWEGSADHILRLDGLGQAGFLERIIAEGRARHARRRKAYAMRGDAIAGYGIVATRDLAAGEVIFRGEERPFRLVTRRHVETRWSASEQELFRRYAYPMSAEVYAIWDSEPSAWAPQNHSCEPNTVYLGLDVVAARAVSAGEELTLDYAQFLDTAAEPFECACGAARCRGLVTGTAGNSVTAREAAARSPLSA, from the coding sequence GTGAAGATCTGCGTGTTGCAGCCGGACTACTCCACCTCCACGGTGGACTACCGGCACTACGATCCGCCGCGGGACCTCGCCGCGCTCGCGCCCGGCCACACGGTGCACCACGAGTTCCTGCACAAGCTCACGACGTACAAGCAGCTGCAGGCGCTCAAGCCGCAGGGCTTCGACATCTACGTGAACCTCTGCGAGGGCTATCTCGAGTGGGATGTCCCCAGCGTGGACGTGATCCACGCGCTCGAGCAGCTCGGGTTGCCCTACACCGGGCCGACGCCGCAGCTCTACGACCCGTCGAAGCCGCTCATGAAGTACGTCGCGCACTCGGCGGGCATCACCACGCCCCGTCATGTAGTGCTCGCGCCCGGCGACGATGCCGTCGCGGCAGTGGCGCGTGCCAGGCTCCGGTATCCGTTGTTCGTGAAGCCGGCGAAGGCGGGCGATTCGCTCGGCGTCGATGAGTCGGCGCGCATCGCGGACGCGGCGGCGCTTCAGGCGCAGGTGGCGCGTATCCAACCCGAGTACCCTGACCTGCTCGTCGAGGAGTTCATCGAGGGGCGGGAGTTCACGGTGCTCGTGATCGGCGATCCGGAGGGCCATGGGCGCAGCACGGCGCTCACGCCGGTGGAGTATCGCTTTCCCGAGGGGCGGAGCTACAAGAGCTACGCGCTCAAGACCAGCGAGTTGCACCCGGACGCGAACGTGCCGGTGCGCGACGAGCCACTGGCGTCGCAGCTCAAGGACGCCGCGCGCACGGTGTTCCGCAGCTTCGACGCGACGGGCTATGCGCGCATGGACTTCCGCATGGATGCGGCGGGCCGGCTGTACTTCCTCGAGATCAACTTCACCTGCAGCGTGTTCTACCCCGAGGGATGGGAAGGCTCGGCGGACCACATCCTCAGGCTCGACGGATTGGGGCAGGCGGGATTCCTCGAGCGCATCATCGCCGAAGGCCGGGCGCGGCACGCGCGCCGGCGGAAGGCATACGCGATGCGCGGCGACGCCATCGCCGGCTACGGCATCGTCGCGACGCGAGACCTCGCGGCCGGTGAGGTGATCTTCCGCGGGGAGGAGCGTCCGTTCCGGCTGGTGACGCGGCGCCACGTGGAGACGCGCTGGAGCGCCAGCGAGCAGGAGCTGTTCCGCCGCTACGCCTACCCGATGAGCGCCGAGGTGTACGCGATCTGGGACAGCGAACCGTCCGCATGGGCGCCGCAGAACCACTCCTGCGAGCCGAACACGGTGTATCTCGGGTTGGACGTGGTCGCCGCGCGGGCAGTCAGCGCGGGCGAGGAGTTGACGCTCGACTACGCGCAGTTCCTCGACACCGCGGCGGAGCCGTTCGAGTGCGCCTGCGGCGCCGCGCGCTGCCGCGGCCTCGTGACGGGGACCGCCGGCAACTCGGTGACCGCACGCGAGGCCGCCGCGCGCTCACCACTCTCGGCCTAG
- a CDS encoding MmcQ/YjbR family DNA-binding protein encodes MADGALAKLREICLALPGATEVPAWETSTFRVGKIFAMYAQPSDSKHSGGRPGVWLKVAPGVQSLMLADRPDRFYFPPYVGKSGWIGVWLDKRVSWKEVALLVEESWRLMAPAKLRKAYDDPTRTKGRAR; translated from the coding sequence ATGGCGGACGGCGCGCTGGCGAAGTTGCGCGAGATCTGCCTCGCGCTGCCCGGCGCGACGGAAGTGCCCGCGTGGGAGACCTCCACGTTCCGCGTCGGCAAGATCTTCGCGATGTATGCGCAGCCGAGCGACAGCAAGCACAGCGGCGGGCGACCCGGCGTGTGGCTCAAGGTCGCGCCGGGGGTGCAATCGCTGATGCTCGCCGACCGACCGGATCGCTTCTACTTCCCGCCGTATGTGGGCAAGAGTGGGTGGATCGGCGTGTGGCTCGACAAGCGCGTGAGTTGGAAGGAGGTGGCGCTGCTCGTCGAGGAGAGCTGGCGGCTCATGGCACCGGCGAAGCTCCGCAAGGCGTACGACGATCCCACACGCACGAAGGGCCGCGCGAGGTAG